Proteins from one Flammeovirgaceae bacterium genomic window:
- a CDS encoding four helix bundle protein has protein sequence MNNYKDLKLWQKSVDLAVGIYKVTNSFPKEEMYGLTSQIKRSAVSIPSNIAEGAGRNTKKDFNNFLGISTGSSCELDTQLIIASRIGFMKESSLQALQKQIDEIQKMNWALKHSLNLTKD, from the coding sequence ATGAATAATTATAAGGATTTAAAACTTTGGCAGAAGTCAGTTGACTTGGCCGTGGGGATTTATAAAGTTACAAACTCATTTCCAAAGGAAGAGATGTATGGCTTGACTTCTCAGATTAAGCGGAGCGCAGTGTCAATTCCGTCAAACATTGCTGAGGGTGCAGGGAGAAATACAAAAAAGGATTTTAATAATTTTCTTGGCATTTCTACGGGTTCATCTTGTGAGTTAGATACTCAATTAATAATTGCAAGTAGAATTGGATTCATGAAAGAATCTTCGTTGCAAGCTTTACAGAAACAAATAGATGAAATTCAAAAAATGAACTGGGCACTCAAACACTCACTTAATCTGACTAAGGACTAA